The genome window tacaaaacaagaatataataaaaccaaaaagaagATTAGGAGCCATGAAGAAGCCAATTCCTTActccatctgaaaaattcttgaaaatttgaaaattttgagttcaaCTCGAATTTGAActcgaatttgaatttgagttctttttgtaaaaaaatttgtaaaaacaatttgaaaaaaatcttgtttaaaaaagtttttttttaagagcACGACCTCGAAAAGAGAGTCCCACCTTTGAATTTCTTCCCTGCCATTTTCCGAGAGTATTCCGTGGTCTCAATTCCCTTGCTGACGTCTCTACCGGCTCGCGTTTGATAGCAATCTGAAAtagtaagtttaaaaaagtttccagattgCCCATAAACCTGGTTTCGCTGGCGACTAGTCGAGATGGACTTTTTTTCAAGAGGTTCCGGAGTTGattgctgaatttttttatttcgattaAAACCTTTAAACTTATATTAATCTGATAACTTACTGGATTCAGAGTTATTTCTTCGTCTTCAATGTACGCGTCCTCATATCGTCGAGCCATCTTCTGAGCCTCCATCCTTGCCAGCTTGATCTCTGAATCTTTCAGTGCAGAAGCTTCCACTTTCAGCTGCAACTCTTTCTGCACAAATTCCAGCGACTTTTTCTTCAACTCAAGCTTTGTCTTTCTTTCCTCTTCCTCAATCTCCATAAGAGCTTTCTCGTGGTGGATTTGGGCTCTGAGTTTCGCTAGTTCCAAGTCTTCCAGCTCACGAGTGAGCTCTCTCTTTTGTTGCTCAAAAGTGGAGTTTGCAACTTCTGGCTCAGTTTCTGAAATTGGAGGAAACTTGAGAAGAATATTTTCGTTTGATCTACCATTAGTAACTGGCTCCACCGTCTCCGTGGGCATCGGGTATTGCTCTTTTGGCTCATTCTCTAGAATCATCACTTCATCATCATGgcctgaaattgatttttttaaatcttcaaCCTAGACTTCCTGacttaaaaaattgcttaCTTCTGTTTTGATATTGTGCGTAATCcagttctgtaaaaaaatgcttagaaaattgattcaaaattttgaaaattacccgGTGACGTCGCCTGTCTCTCCATTTCTGGGGCTTCGTATGCTGAGCTTGAGGATGACtggcctgaaaaaaaaaacgccttTTGGAATATTATTAAGACCTGAGATGGCGAAAATCtgaatttgcagatttttctaaaatttcagaaagttttcaatgtGCCCTGGACCTATGCTAGACGTTTCacaagatttaaaaattgtctagacattttttttttgaaaaaattaaaaatataaccGCACTTACCACCGGCTTCTTCCTCAGGTTCGTTTTCTCTCGGGCGATAAGACTCTGAAgaattattttcgatttttctttgaaacaattttttttaactcacgGGAGCTTCTGAACGGAGCAAAAGCAGGCTGAGAACTGGGATGGTAAGGATGGTGGCGGTTCGAGTCTGAAATTGGGGTTTTGTTGGTAGAAAACTTACAAATATCGATAAATTTTGGGAAACGGCCAAGTTTTGGTAAGTTTGTAAATGTCGttagttttggcaaattgccaaattttgataagttgccaaatttGAGTAAACTGgtaagtttttgtaaattggtaaattttggaaaaatgccacattttggaatattgccaaattttggaaaactggcaaaatttggttaattgtcaatttttggtaaatcgCCAAGTTTCggtaaatttgccgaattttggaaaactggcCAAATTTGGTTAATTGCCTAATTTCGGAAAGTTGccaagttttggaaaattgccgaattttggtgaattggtaaattttagggaattgccagtttttgtaaattgccaaattttggtagattgccagtttgccaagttttggtaaactacctaattttcctaaaatgcgtacttttcgagaaatttttgagaaaaagctaCAACGTTGAaacacaaataattaaaaatcgattaaaataataacttttttgatcaaatttcaaaattatgaaaaaaggtgttttaaaaagttttactacTCCCATTgacattataaaaataatttaatttagaaaaaaaaactgactcCTATTCGGAGATCTTCTGTATCGGTCACGGCTTTTCCTGGAAGTGCTCTGGtctgaaatggaaaatttactaatttaccaaaatttggcaattcacCATAATTaccttatttttcatttagtAAATTATGGTTAATTGCCAAAATTAgggaaattgccaaaatttgagtaaattggtttaaaatattgtttttttttcttcgtggCCGTGAAAGAGAAACCTCGGCCAAAATTTAACCAACTTACTAAGTTGCGCCAGCCTTTCGAGATCACGCCGAGTCTCCTCCTGGAACGCATAGCTTCCCGGGTGGAGAGTTCTACTAGATGAGCTCATGcttctaaaaagtttaaatgattattttgatttgagaaaatatcgatttctCGCAAGCTTCCACGTGGCAAAAGtcagttttcgaaaatacGAAGAAAATTGTTCGCTTGCTAgacaaaaataagaaaaaatggagaaaaggTGTTGAAGAAGAAATAGTGAGAGGGGCCAGAGAACGAGACAAAAGTGCACGAGAAACAGAGAAATGTGTTCATATTGTTTATGTGGGTTTGGATGCGGAGGGAAAGTTGTtaataaaacatgttttttaattgatttgttatataaacacaaaattctgagaatgcgtagtgcacaacatatttgacgcgcaaaatatctcgtagcgaaaactacagtaattctttaaatggctactgtagcgcttgtgtcgatttacgagcgaTATTCCATTTTCACTAGTTTCTTTgcaatattttctcatttttaagcTTCTCTATCGATAAGATAGAAcaacccgtaaatcgacacaggcgctacagtagtcatttaaagagttactgtagttttcgctacgagatattttgcacGTCAAACATGTTGCGCAGTACGTattcttagaattttgtgtttccgTAATATATTCGTACCTTCAAATACTGCTAATTTTCTGTGCTGGAGAAGTTATTATAACATTGTGTTATTAACCAGAAGCtaaattttgcgccaaaatacggtaccaggtctcgacgcgacaaatTCTGGTTTGATCGAAAAagctgtgcgcctttaaatagtactgtagtttgaaatttctctgaaaatcgataaaaactatagtactctttaaaggcgcgcccctttttgcatttaacaaaaatctgtcgtgtcgagaccatgTTTGGCGCTAAAATCGCAATATTTCGCCTCTAGATAATaatgaaatacaaaaatataattaattgTTTATTAATTGCAACAATTTATTCTAAGAACCACAggtaataaaaacaattaaatttcttCAGGAATCGGTTTCAGCTTAATCTCCTCCTCAGCCGTCTGCCGATTCGCCACTTTCGGAAGATCTCTACAAATAATCGATATTCTTCGCTCCCTGGGCACTTGTTCTCCGTTCCACACACTTTCCTGCTCGCCGAGCACCTCATGTGTGAAATCGTATCGTCCGGGAccgctgaaattttcgaattttttagattttttaaaaatgtggtGAGCAAGTTCGCTCTATGGCTAAACTCACCCTAATCGATATAAACTTCTTCTAGGCATCAGAAGATCCATAATCAGTTCATCCTTCTGATCCTTGTGCCGGAGCCGCATAATAGCGTCGGAGAGCAGGGAGACACCCGTGATGACGTCACCacaatactgaaaatttcggattttttttgaatatttttgagttataAGTTTTAAATGCGCTCTAATGATAATaattgccgaactaggccatgtTGGCTCgaccatatctggggtagatttacggcgcgttgcgtgtcgcgtcgcggctcgattttagttgtaaaactaaatgtatttgtccgtgtggagtacacgactttcccacgcgttgtccggcgggggattgtcaatagagcgcgaaaaattcgatGAGGAAGCCCAGAACCCTGGTCAACTTGCACGCACTCGAATCGCGTCAATGTGTGGTTTGATGACACCGTCCTTGTGTAGATCCAAAATATGCACGTAGGTCAAATGTTCGGTGTTGGCGCCGAACGATTCACTCCGGATGCGGGAGATCACTTCGAGATTCTCGTCTCGCCATTTTCGTTGCTCACGTTCTCGGTATAGGtggatggcctagaaaatatGGGAGACTTTTAGGCCACGGGAAGCTtgctggtggcctagaaattcgaaataggtatttctaggccatgaaTTCATCTGAAACCTAGAACacgatttctaggccacttaTTCTATACTGATGACCtataaatccaaaatttcaatttctaggccatcgaCAATTTACTGATGGCCTAGAATattatttctaggccaccaattctATATTGATgacctagaaatccaaaattttaatttctaggtCATCGACAATatattgatggcctagaataATATTTCTAAGCCACCAGTAATGTTTTATTGACTGAGAactctaaatttcaaattttatgtcaaattttggattaaaacatattttatccgagattttcaataaattttttttcacaaaactatcattttttgaattttgtaaattttaaatctgtTTTCCTcataaaaatgatcaaaaactCCTACATCGTCCCAATGGCTCTTCTCGTACCGAAGACGCTTCATGTGTGGCTCAACGTCGACGAGAAGGCTTTTCTCTTCGGCTTCTGTGatgaaatctctgaaaatttcgaaatttttaaggttgcaagcgcgctccaatgctaataatctttttttaaacttgcaaATACGCTCTACGGATAATTCCCCAGAGTTTCGCTGCTtccaatttaaattcaaattttttcaagttgcaATCGCGCTCCTTTGACGATTTCTCTGATTTCACCGATTTCacgtaaaatttgaaaattgtggagTATGCAAATCCGCTCTAATACCAATTtcgctcaaaatttcaaattcttgcCTACTTTTTAACATAACAGCAGGTTTTCATAGTTTCAGCCAAATCCTTCGGCCACAGTTccaaattatgaaattttatcaaatgttGCAGAGTTCTCGGtgtaattttcatattttctgttccactgaaacatttttgttgtaaatttccaatttctgagAATATTCTAAAGCACGGCTTTCTACGGCTTTTAAACCATTTTCCTGTTGaactattttctttaaaaatcacaatgaTTTTATAGtcgaaaagaaataaaaaaacgcATTATGCTGAGGGCTTCGACATACAAAGTGGAAAGGGTTGGGGGAAATACAtggaaatttccttttttttttcggaaaaacaaatttttgttagtaTTTACAATTACATTTTGTTACCAGTCAGACAagttttttgagggaaaaaaatccaataaaaatgagcatttttcagaAGGACGTATAATGTACACGAAGTGTGTGTGTGAAAAGGAGACAACAAAAGGGAAAAATTGCGGGTTAAAAATGGCcgggaaaaccaaaaaaaaacattttttaaaaaaataaattcagacGGAGCACTTATTGCTTTTTCTTCGGCGCCTCAATCGCCTCGGCGAGCTTCTTCATGTCGTTGAGCGAGCGCTTGAGCTCTTCACGGAATTCACGGGAGCTCTGGaagaaaattggatgaaatagataaattttgtggtttttcggcaaaaattgctcaaattttttcgaattttgaagataagtttaaaaaaaaatttttttccacaataTGAATATTGTTTACAATAAGAAATCtggttttttcaaacgaaaaatcttttgttcgttccagaaaatttgggtttttttcaaaaaatctggttttttttaatctggggattttttccagaaaatctgagtctttcccaaaaattggtttttttccaacaaatctgggttttttcaacaaaaaatctcgggtttttccaaaaaatctgctttttttaaacaaaaaattcggtttttttccaaaaaatctgggtttttttctgaaaaaaatctggcttttccaaaaaaatcgggttttttttaaacaaaaaattggtatttttttccaaaaaatctgctttttttaaacaaaaaattcggtttttttccaaaaaatctgggtttttttctgaaaaaattctggcttttccaaaaaaatcgggttttttttaaacaaaaaattggtatttttttccaaaaaatctgggtttttttagacaaaaaatagatttttttttccagaaaatctgggtttttttccaaaaaatcgggggtttttcagagaaaaatactGTAactgtaaaacaaaaattaccgtATTATCGGCAGATCTCTTGCTAGAGATATGGAAAGACAGAGTATCTTCCCCTGCAACAATATAAGAGACACCGTAACCCCGATCAGCCACCGGACCGAATCCACCTCCGGCAGTGATCAATCTCAAGCGAACTTCGTTGGAAAGTCCCTTGGCATCAGCTTCGCACTGATTCATCGGAGTCTGGGAAGTTGAGAGCAAGTATGTCGGTGGGAAGATATTATCGAAAAACGGGGATTCCTCTTCCAAATATCTCTTGATAACGTAGAGAGCGAAGAGATGACGATCGACTCCTTGTCCACACATCGCGTCTCGGTACAGCTCCTGATGCTTGTCGCATGCTTTACGGAGGAGTTGGAGGCGATCTTGAGGCGTCTTCGAGGCGTCGAGCATTGAACGAACGAAATCCGAGGATTGGACAGTGCAGGAACGGACAGTTTCGGTACGTCCTTCACGGAAGAGACGGGTCATTGAGGCTTCGTAGGTCAGCgagaatttattttgattctgcaaaaaaattgagttattttacggtgttttttaaaggtggagtagcgttaATGGGGATTTTgcttctaaaaattcaaaaaaaaaattttttttgctctaaatgaccgaatataactgaaaaaaattcaaaaaaaatttctgaatttttaatgattttttttttcaatttttcaaaaatcaaagaaactatgaatgacgtcacttttgacatttttttgcgttttcagggtaaatttacagttttttccTTTCGAATTTGATTTAATACACTATTTGTCAATATTTCAAACACAATTCTCCGTgaagaaaactggaaatttcaaaattagcctgaaaaattgggaattcaatatttctttagaaatttttttccggaaaattgtttcaaatattgacAAATGGTgtattaaatcaaatttaaaagtaaaaatgaaaaaaaaagt of Caenorhabditis elegans chromosome II contains these proteins:
- the alkb-7 gene encoding Alpha-ketoglutarate-dependent dioxygenase AlkB-like domain-containing protein (Confirmed by transcript evidence); its protein translation is MKITPRTLQHLIKFHNLELWPKDLAETMKTCCYVKKDFITEAEEKSLLVDVEPHMKRLRYEKSHWDDAIHLYREREQRKWRDENLEVISRIRSESFGANTEHLTYVHILDLHKDGVIKPHIDAIRYCGDVITGVSLLSDAIMRLRHKDQKDELIMDLLMPRRSLYRLGGPGRYDFTHEVLGEQESVWNGEQVPRERRISIICRDLPKVANRQTAEEEIKLKPIPEEI
- the Y46G5A.15 gene encoding uncharacterized protein (Confirmed by transcript evidence), coding for MSSSSRTLHPGSYAFQEETRRDLERLAQLNQSTSRKSRDRYRRSPNRNSNRHHPYHPSSQPAFAPFRSSQSYRPRENEPEEEAGGQSSSSSAYEAPEMERQATSPELDYAQYQNRSHDDEVMILENEPKEQYPMPTETVEPVTNETEPEVANSTFEQQKRELTRELEDLELAKLRAQIHHEKALMEIEEEERKTKLELKKKSLEFVQKELQLKVEASALKDSEIKLARMEAQKMARRYEDAYIEDEEITLNPQSTPEPLEKKSISTSRQRNQIAIKREPVETSARELRPRNTLGKWQGRNSKME